The stretch of DNA AGGGTAAAGAGCAGAAAGCACTATACCAGGAACACCGCAATACACATATACGCTGTCATAAGAAAAGACGCACTTCTCGGCAAGGGTTGATAGAGGAAATTCAGAAGCCTCACCAGTCTCTATATTGTAAACTCTTGTTCTGATGGTGTTCTGCCCGCTTTCATTATATAAGACGTTTTCCCCGCTACTATCCAGTATTGCGTCAAGGCCCTTTATATTACCAAGTATCTTGGTAAATTTACCTGTCTTTGCGTCAAGAGAGTAGAAGAATCCGTCTGCTGTGCCAGAAGGTTTCGTCAATAAAGTAATGATATTTTTTGACGGCCAAGAAAGATTCCATTGCCCAAACGATGATGAGAATATCTGCTTTTTATTTTTATTTTCAAAATCAGATGTAACACCTATCGTCTGTTCTCCTTGCCTATAAGTGTAGAAGATTTTATTTTCTTCAGGAGAAATTACAGCCGAAGAAATATCAGCAGGAAGGAATACTCCTTCTACAGAGGGGGTTGTGCTTGCTCTATCTTCACTACTTAAACCTGCTAAGAAATTTCTCACGGATTCTACTCCGTCATCAACAGTCAAATATCTAAAAAGAAAATTATCCCCAGTGGAAGAAAAATCAGCTTCAAAAATTTTCGGTATGGTTGTGTTTGAGGTACGGTTTCTTTCTGTGCCGTCAGGATTTATCTCATAAATATTACCGGTTGCCCTATCAACATATATAACCTTACCTCTGGCATAAGTAGCGCCTGAAACCGAAGCTAAAGAAAGTTTTATTAATACGAAATTTTTCCCACTGGTAAGACCATTTCCATCAAACGACCCTGAAGACAAGGGGTTGATATTACCACTACCACTATCAGGGAAAAAACCTTTAGGCGCGCTGTCGGAAGGAGCTTTATCTTCATTGTTTCTACCCATAAAAACAAAAGCACCGAGTCCGATGACTGCTAATACTACGACTGCAATTATTATTTTTCTATTCATTTTTTCAAATTTAATTCATGGAAATAACAATCCATAGTTATATTATAACTATCACCTGCTTTAATAGCATCAGAAGCACTCTTACACTTATCCATGTCATCATAAGGACCTATAGCTCTACTGCCATTAGAACTTTGATAAGAAAAATAATAACCACTGGCAGGAGGAATAATAGGTGCTGATATATCCACAGGATCTTCCTTCTTTGTAATCGGATCAATACCTAAACTCATATTAACCAAATTCGGATTTATGGTATATAAGATCAAGTAAGCTGACACGGCAAGGAGCAACCCATAGATAGCGCTTTCAATCCTTTTCTTCCCGGCTGTTTTAAGCCCCTCGCTTCCCCCGCCGGCAAGTTGTAAACCGCCGATCACTATCATAACTACAGCAAGCACGGCCGTCACAGTAAGGGCGAAAGGGAAAAGCCAGCTAAGATAACTAGACAAAGTAACATCTGTCTCATTAAGGCCAGGCAACGGCTCAAGCAGTTCATAGGCAAAGGCTGACACGGGCGACATTAAGATCACGCCAAGCGCTATGACTGCTAATCCTTTGATTTTTAATATTTTTTTCATCATTTCTTAATTATTACCGAAAATAATCTTTAAAGCGGTGTTTGCAAATTGCAAAACATTAAAATTATTTTTAACATTTAACGCTATAGACGACTCACCCCTCTCACCTTCCGGCACCTTCAACTTCAATATATTAGGCGCTTCATCAGGCAAGATGCTATTCCTATTCATCTTCCAGTCAAAAGAAATGTTATTCCTAGAAAAGAAGAATGGCTCTGCTCGCAGACTTATCTCACTATCAACTTCAACTGACCCTTTTAAAGCCTCTTCATATCTTGGACCTTCAAGAGGGTGGTCTTTATATAAAAGGATTCTGGGTTTCATGCTTCCCAAAGGCAATATTATCCCTTTCTCAAAGACGATATCATTTGTCCTGCTTGATACCTTAAGACTGATAGTATAATCATCTTGATCTTTTGTCTGAAAGATAAAATAATCCTTACCGGCACCAGAAGCGCTCTTATCTTTCTTAAAGTTTAAAGACCATTCATATATAAGGTCGGAAGATTTGAGCATTGAACCATTTTTAAACAGATAAGGAATCGCCGTCACCTTTACTTGCGATTGCAATGAGGGTAGTGACCTCCCCTTATAAGAAAAAGGGGTTGTGGTAATAGCCTCCCAAAGAAGGTCTAAGTCGTTACCCACAAGGACAACTGAATCCGAACCAAAGTCCCCTTCAACGGTTGTTACCGAAGCGGAAACAGTACTCTTTTTCCCGAAAGCTGGAGCACTAAAATTAATCACATCTTTACCTATCCCCTTAGATAAAACCTTACCGTCAACACTCCATGTTATGGAAGCGCGGTCAACGTCAAAGTGAAGACTCTTCAATTTAGCCGTTACCGTGCTCCCTGGAGTCGGGTTCTGCGGTATAAGGGTGACAGAAAAATCAGCCCCTGCTGACTCTGAAGTATTAGGCAAACCTAAAAAGACTATAAAGATCAGTGTGATTAAAAATTTGAATATAAAATCTCTCATAAAATTTTTTCTATTTTCTTTACCGCTCGCTCTTTTGCTATTATAGCAATAATTCCGCCAGTGAACACTGGTAGAGCGCTTAAAAATGGTATAGGCAATATTTCAATTATAAAACTTCCTCCGGATATCCATTTACTGGCGCCACTAACACCCTTTAAAGTAAGCCAGAGCCAGAAAGTCAGACCTGCGAAAATACTTATAAACTTGTTCAGAATAAAACCGATTATAGGTATAAACTCAAAAACAAATTGAATCGCATCAAAAAATATAGCTACTGCAAGCATTAAAGAGGCCGTTGTTTTATCTATCTTATTTTGATATTTTTCTTCATCCATAAGGTCAAGCTTAATTTTGATTAAAGTCTTCCTTAGCTTTCTTTATCGCCATTAGCTGTGCCGGGTCTGAAGTGATAATCTGATCTTCCGTATAAGAAGCCAATACTTTTATCGCCACATGCTTCATACCGGCAAAAAATATCCCCTCCCCGACATCTGACTCAAGCAATAGAAATTTCTCTTCATCTGTAAGGTTGAAAGTCTTCTGGACGATATCTATAGAGGCCGGAGACTGCTTCAAGAGGAGCTGTATAGAAGAGTTAGTGATGATAGGCAACCCGTAAGGAGACTTGAGAAAATCGTTTACATCTTGGGTGATAGTGGCAAGTCCAAGATAATATTTCCTGCACCTCTTAGCGATACCGAAAAGGAAAGAAGCCGTATCTTCATGCTTCATCATCCACCACGCCTCGTCTATTACAAGGAGTCTTTTCTTAATATTCTTTCTAATGGCATTCCAAATAAAGTGAGTTATCAAATACATAGCAACCGGCCTTAATTCATCTTCCATATCTCTTATAGAAAAAACTACGAAATTCCTATTTATATCCACATTAGTCGGCTGATTTATAAAGCCCGACCATGTCCCCTTAGTATATTTACTCAAACGTTCCGCTAAAGATTCTGCGCCCTCCATACTCGCAAGCACCATTTCAAGCTCTGAGAGGATTGGTGGCACCGCTTTAGAAAAATCTGACTCTGGCGTAATATCTCGCGAAGCATAAGTCTCTGTAATGGCTCTGTCTAAGATAGCATCCTCCTCCGGAGTAAGCCCTCCGAGCATTATCCTGAAGAGCCCTACCAAGCTGATGATGTTTGAGCGCAAGACATCTTCCGGAGATTCTCCTTCTGCCGGCACCGGAAGGTCAAATGGGTTGATATGATGCTTTGAAGAAAGAGAGATATTGAAATATCTTCCGTCAACAGCCTCGGCTAAATATTCATATTCTCTTTCCGGGTCAATAACAATAACCTCTGTGCCAAACATTAAGCTCCTCAAAACTTCAAGTTTTGTAGTATAAGACTTACCGGAACCGGCCTTGGCAAAAACTACGGAATTATAATTCTCCAGTGAAAATCTATCAAAAAGGACTAATGAACTGTTATGCCTGTTTATACCGTATAAAATTCCCTTATCTGAAGTAAGGTCAAAAGAAACAAAAGGAAAAATACTTGAAAGCGGGGATGAATTTAACCTTGAAGAAACTTCAAGCTTGTCTGTGCCTAAAGGAAGCACGCTCTCAAGACCCTCCTTTTGCTGGAATAATGCCGGCTTCACATATACCAACTTTGATTCAAGGATAGTGCGCACCTCTGACTCAATTTTATTTAATTCGTCTAGATCATCGGCAAAGACAGTAAGATATAAACCGATATTAAAAAGTTTTTCTGTCGCTTGCTGGAGCTGGTCGCGCAAATTCTCAAGATCTTGATAAGCGGTATCAAGGACGGGGTCTCGGACTAGCCCTTTCTCTTCTCTTATATGTATCTGAGACTGCACTTCGGCAACCTTCTTCTGAAGCTGTCTTAAAACGACTGACGTTTCTACTGGATGGATAAATATTGAAATATTAAAAACTTTATCCAAGTTAATAATCGGCGAGAACCAATTTGAAGCAAGAAAACGCGGATAAGAAACCACAAAAAAAGTCCTTGCGACTTTCTCCCCTATCCTTACATTGCTTGAATTTATCTCTAAGGCTGACGGAGCGATAATGTCTTGCAGCTCCATTACGCCCGTCTCATAAACCTGCTCAGGGAAAACAGGCATTATCTCCGTATCCTTATTTTTCTTATCTGTGTTAAATAAATTAATCATAATAAATCAAAAATTGAAATCTCAATTCGCCAGCTGGCGAAGCACAATTACAAATTAAAGTCATAAAATTTTTTAATCTCAAAATCATTTTTAAATTTTGTCCCGATGGCTTTGCCATCGGGGATCCTCGATAAAATCGGGACATTGTCATTTTTCATTTTGATATTTTCAGTTTACATTTTGTTTGGTTACACTCTTATCAAGCTCGCCCGGGTTAAATAATTTAAAATATAGTTCTATAAGTTCTTCGGTGTTGAGCGGGACAGACCTTATCCCCATACTGGAAAGTCCTCCTGAGACGACGTCTGCTCTCTGCTGAAGCTGAACTTTATTTTCAATAAATAATTCGTCTTCCGACTTTATCTTTTTAACATCTTTCTTCTTGCCGAAAATACCCATAACGCTATCTAAGACTCCGCTAGCTGAAGCAAATCCTGACGGAGAATAAGGCACTACCAAGTAGAAAGACTTAGAAACAATATCTGTAGTAGAGA from Patescibacteria group bacterium encodes:
- a CDS encoding pilin, coding for MMKKILKIKGLAVIALGVILMSPVSAFAYELLEPLPGLNETDVTLSSYLSWLFPFALTVTAVLAVVMIVIGGLQLAGGGSEGLKTAGKKRIESAIYGLLLAVSAYLILYTINPNLVNMSLGIDPITKKEDPVDISAPIIPPASGYYFSYQSSNGSRAIGPYDDMDKCKSASDAIKAGDSYNITMDCYFHELNLKK
- a CDS encoding DUF87 domain-containing protein yields the protein MINLFNTDKKNKDTEIMPVFPEQVYETGVMELQDIIAPSALEINSSNVRIGEKVARTFFVVSYPRFLASNWFSPIINLDKVFNISIFIHPVETSVVLRQLQKKVAEVQSQIHIREEKGLVRDPVLDTAYQDLENLRDQLQQATEKLFNIGLYLTVFADDLDELNKIESEVRTILESKLVYVKPALFQQKEGLESVLPLGTDKLEVSSRLNSSPLSSIFPFVSFDLTSDKGILYGINRHNSSLVLFDRFSLENYNSVVFAKAGSGKSYTTKLEVLRSLMFGTEVIVIDPEREYEYLAEAVDGRYFNISLSSKHHINPFDLPVPAEGESPEDVLRSNIISLVGLFRIMLGGLTPEEDAILDRAITETYASRDITPESDFSKAVPPILSELEMVLASMEGAESLAERLSKYTKGTWSGFINQPTNVDINRNFVVFSIRDMEDELRPVAMYLITHFIWNAIRKNIKKRLLVIDEAWWMMKHEDTASFLFGIAKRCRKYYLGLATITQDVNDFLKSPYGLPIITNSSIQLLLKQSPASIDIVQKTFNLTDEEKFLLLESDVGEGIFFAGMKHVAIKVLASYTEDQIITSDPAQLMAIKKAKEDFNQN